The following are from one region of the Corythoichthys intestinalis isolate RoL2023-P3 chromosome 17, ASM3026506v1, whole genome shotgun sequence genome:
- the LOC130905513 gene encoding SWI/SNF-related matrix-associated actin-dependent regulator of chromatin subfamily B member 1-like isoform X3, producing MFRGSLYKRYPSLWRRLASVEERKKIVASSHATSVTLLKASECEEIFEGNDDKYKAVSISTEPPAYLREQKAKRSSQWVPTLPNSSHHLDAVPCSTTINRNRMGRDKKRTFPLCFDDHDPAVIHENAAQVEVLVPVRLDMEIDGQKLRDAFTWNMNEKLMTPEMFAEILCDDLDLNPLAFVPAITSAIRQQIESYPTDSILEEQADQRVIIKLNIHVGNISLVDQFEWDMSEHENSPESFALKLCSELGLGGEFVTTIAYSIRGQLSWHQRTYAFSENPLPTVEIAIRNTGDADQWCPLLETLTDAEMEKKIRDQDRNTRRMRRLANTAPSW from the exons ATGTTTAGAGGCTCCTTGTACAAACGATATCCGTCTTTATGGAGGAGGCTTGCTTCAGTGGAGGAGAGGAAGAAAATAGTAGCATCATCACATG CCACTAGTGTTACTCTGCTGAAGGCATCTGAGTGTGAGGAGATCTTTGAAGGTAATGATGACAAATACAAAGCAGTGTCAATCAGCACGGAGCCACCGGCATACCTCAG GGAGCAGAAAGCCAAAAGAAGCAGTCAATGGGTCCCAACACTTCCCAACAGCTCCCACCATTTAGATGCAGTGCCTTGTTCCACTACCATCAACCGCAATCGCATGGGTCGGGACAAAAAGAGGACCTTCCCACTGTG CTTTGATGATCACGATCCTGCTGTGATTCATGAGAATGCTGCACAAGTGGAGGTGCTGGTCCCAGTTCGCCTTGACATGGAGATAGATGGGCAAAAACTCCGGGATGCTTTCACATGGAACATGAATG AAAAGCTGATGACCCCAGAGATGTTTGCAGAAATTCTGTGTGATGACTTAGACCTGAATCCACTGGCCTTTGTCCCTGCCATTACCTCTGCCATACGTCAACAAATTGAGTCATACCCTACTGACAGCATTTTAGAAGAGCAGGCAGACCAAAGAGTCATTATCAAG ctCAACATCCATGTGGGAAACATCTCTCTCGTGGACCAGTTTGAATGGGACATGTCGGAACATGAGAACTCCCCTGAGTCCTTTGCACTGAAGTTGTGCTCTGAACTAGGTCTCGGGGGTGAATTTGTGACCACTATTGCCTACAGCATTCGAGGACAACTGAGCTGGCATCAGAGAACATACGCCTTTAG TGAGAACCCACTCCCAACAGTAGAGATTGCCATTCGTAACACAGGTGATGCAGACCAGTGGTGTCCACTGTTGGAGACACTAACAGATGCTGAAATGGAGAAAAAGATCAGAGATCAAGACAGGAACACGAG ACGTATGAGACGACTGGCCAACACTGCACCCTCCTGGTAG
- the LOC130905513 gene encoding SWI/SNF-related matrix-associated actin-dependent regulator of chromatin subfamily B member 1-like isoform X2, giving the protein MMWSKDWLRCWSFSVGNYLRMFRGSLYKRYPSLWRRLASVEERKKIVASSHATSVTLLKASECEEIFEGNDDKYKAVSISTEPPAYLREQKAKRSSQWVPTLPNSSHHLDAVPCSTTINRNRMGRDKKRTFPLCFDDHDPAVIHENAAQVEVLVPVRLDMEIDGQKLRDAFTWNMNEKLMTPEMFAEILCDDLDLNPLAFVPAITSAIRQQIESYPTDSILEEQADQRVIIKLNIHVGNISLVDQFEWDMSEHENSPESFALKLCSELGLGGEFVTTIAYSIRGQLSWHQRTYAFSENPLPTVEIAIRNTGDADQWCPLLETLTDAEMEKKIRDQDRNTRRMRRLANTAPSW; this is encoded by the exons GTTGGAAACTATCTGCGTATGTTTAGAGGCTCCTTGTACAAACGATATCCGTCTTTATGGAGGAGGCTTGCTTCAGTGGAGGAGAGGAAGAAAATAGTAGCATCATCACATG CCACTAGTGTTACTCTGCTGAAGGCATCTGAGTGTGAGGAGATCTTTGAAGGTAATGATGACAAATACAAAGCAGTGTCAATCAGCACGGAGCCACCGGCATACCTCAG GGAGCAGAAAGCCAAAAGAAGCAGTCAATGGGTCCCAACACTTCCCAACAGCTCCCACCATTTAGATGCAGTGCCTTGTTCCACTACCATCAACCGCAATCGCATGGGTCGGGACAAAAAGAGGACCTTCCCACTGTG CTTTGATGATCACGATCCTGCTGTGATTCATGAGAATGCTGCACAAGTGGAGGTGCTGGTCCCAGTTCGCCTTGACATGGAGATAGATGGGCAAAAACTCCGGGATGCTTTCACATGGAACATGAATG AAAAGCTGATGACCCCAGAGATGTTTGCAGAAATTCTGTGTGATGACTTAGACCTGAATCCACTGGCCTTTGTCCCTGCCATTACCTCTGCCATACGTCAACAAATTGAGTCATACCCTACTGACAGCATTTTAGAAGAGCAGGCAGACCAAAGAGTCATTATCAAG ctCAACATCCATGTGGGAAACATCTCTCTCGTGGACCAGTTTGAATGGGACATGTCGGAACATGAGAACTCCCCTGAGTCCTTTGCACTGAAGTTGTGCTCTGAACTAGGTCTCGGGGGTGAATTTGTGACCACTATTGCCTACAGCATTCGAGGACAACTGAGCTGGCATCAGAGAACATACGCCTTTAG TGAGAACCCACTCCCAACAGTAGAGATTGCCATTCGTAACACAGGTGATGCAGACCAGTGGTGTCCACTGTTGGAGACACTAACAGATGCTGAAATGGAGAAAAAGATCAGAGATCAAGACAGGAACACGAG ACGTATGAGACGACTGGCCAACACTGCACCCTCCTGGTAG
- the LOC130905513 gene encoding SWI/SNF-related matrix-associated actin-dependent regulator of chromatin subfamily B member 1-like isoform X1, protein MQLALSKTFGQKPVKFQLEQDGDFYMVGSEVGNYLRMFRGSLYKRYPSLWRRLASVEERKKIVASSHATSVTLLKASECEEIFEGNDDKYKAVSISTEPPAYLREQKAKRSSQWVPTLPNSSHHLDAVPCSTTINRNRMGRDKKRTFPLCFDDHDPAVIHENAAQVEVLVPVRLDMEIDGQKLRDAFTWNMNEKLMTPEMFAEILCDDLDLNPLAFVPAITSAIRQQIESYPTDSILEEQADQRVIIKLNIHVGNISLVDQFEWDMSEHENSPESFALKLCSELGLGGEFVTTIAYSIRGQLSWHQRTYAFSENPLPTVEIAIRNTGDADQWCPLLETLTDAEMEKKIRDQDRNTRRMRRLANTAPSW, encoded by the exons GTTGGAAACTATCTGCGTATGTTTAGAGGCTCCTTGTACAAACGATATCCGTCTTTATGGAGGAGGCTTGCTTCAGTGGAGGAGAGGAAGAAAATAGTAGCATCATCACATG CCACTAGTGTTACTCTGCTGAAGGCATCTGAGTGTGAGGAGATCTTTGAAGGTAATGATGACAAATACAAAGCAGTGTCAATCAGCACGGAGCCACCGGCATACCTCAG GGAGCAGAAAGCCAAAAGAAGCAGTCAATGGGTCCCAACACTTCCCAACAGCTCCCACCATTTAGATGCAGTGCCTTGTTCCACTACCATCAACCGCAATCGCATGGGTCGGGACAAAAAGAGGACCTTCCCACTGTG CTTTGATGATCACGATCCTGCTGTGATTCATGAGAATGCTGCACAAGTGGAGGTGCTGGTCCCAGTTCGCCTTGACATGGAGATAGATGGGCAAAAACTCCGGGATGCTTTCACATGGAACATGAATG AAAAGCTGATGACCCCAGAGATGTTTGCAGAAATTCTGTGTGATGACTTAGACCTGAATCCACTGGCCTTTGTCCCTGCCATTACCTCTGCCATACGTCAACAAATTGAGTCATACCCTACTGACAGCATTTTAGAAGAGCAGGCAGACCAAAGAGTCATTATCAAG ctCAACATCCATGTGGGAAACATCTCTCTCGTGGACCAGTTTGAATGGGACATGTCGGAACATGAGAACTCCCCTGAGTCCTTTGCACTGAAGTTGTGCTCTGAACTAGGTCTCGGGGGTGAATTTGTGACCACTATTGCCTACAGCATTCGAGGACAACTGAGCTGGCATCAGAGAACATACGCCTTTAG TGAGAACCCACTCCCAACAGTAGAGATTGCCATTCGTAACACAGGTGATGCAGACCAGTGGTGTCCACTGTTGGAGACACTAACAGATGCTGAAATGGAGAAAAAGATCAGAGATCAAGACAGGAACACGAG ACGTATGAGACGACTGGCCAACACTGCACCCTCCTGGTAG